A single genomic interval of Aedes aegypti strain LVP_AGWG chromosome 1, AaegL5.0 Primary Assembly, whole genome shotgun sequence harbors:
- the LOC5566360 gene encoding uncharacterized protein LOC5566360, whose translation MGIVGLVTFLTRIGGCRGVNILDEIRKCDKKEPLIVIDLLTVICSLSGPMDEQIYGCRNQFAWTYATQFCDRMIEAGARLVFFIDGKLHEGKYKHWIQRQEKVYGECLKKLDSIPAEFRGKNRGNIQGNVVKHAFIAALVAAARKKGVLITTYDVECDRELAAFARKHDALAIITGDSDFLIYEGNFRLWSSSDLNLELMRTYEWNREELRKALKLEWSHMPFFAAVAGNDHFKNRPSGVCTFYNVAQKVRELNLRYGYTRISIDLYEKIFRRRDENFKNNFEDALRLYDTDYAVRKPLVPSEMRHYPNYAVCIIRGFPGTIRLPCLDLRVAEYSQIALQIYRRQVGVLFRHRPVVFGQTLTSPVFMKPNHYDTYKIIATTPITPPLAVKVPLPEQLYSLDPQVSKSLEEIKYRLLTWLVSDTLTFEEVCHINPKYLLDVFTLYFLVERDLLDITTADIILVTIDDCIKNIIPRQIPLQRPRKPNVTTSFVYTNFYALMYFNAETAGMRQELDNTFLCKFDGVYFNLIVDHLRYDTALLASKLESIQSYRVYAKLANRVKVEVGAGDGFGGMIQTTIKAEPDWEMTPKAYGEPPRKISRWN comes from the exons atgGGCATCGTCGGTTTGGTTACGTTTCTCACACGAATCGGTGGCTGCCGGGGAGTGAACATTCTGGACGAGATCCGGAAGTGCGACAA GAAAGAGCCCCTGATCGTGATCGATCTGCTGACGGTGATCTGCTCGCTGAGTGGCCCGATGGACGAGCAGATCTACGGCTGCCGGAATCAGTTTGCGTGGACGTACGCGACCCAGTTCTGCGACCGGATGATCGAGGCCGGAGCCCGGTTGGTGTTCTTCATCGATGGAAAGCTCCACGAGGGCAAGTATAAGCACTGGATCCAGCGGCAGGAGAAGGTCTACGGGGAATGTCTGAAGAAGCTGGATAGCATTCCGGCGGAGTTCCGTGGGAAGAATCGGGGGAACATTCAGGGCAATGTGGTAAAACATGCCTTCATTGCGGCACTGGTGGCCGCAGCTCGGAAGAAGGGAGTGCTTATTACGACTTACGATGTGGAATGTGATCGGGAGTTGGCGGCGTTCGCGAGGAAACACGACGCCCTGGCCATTATTACCGGGGATTCGGACTTCCTGATCTACGAGGGGAACTTTAGGCTTTGGTCCAGTTCGGACCTGAATTTGGAACTGATGAGGACGTACGAGTGGAACCGGGAGGAGCTTCGCAAAGCTCTAAAGCTGGAGTGGAGCCATATGCCGTTCTTTGCGGCCGTTGCCGGAAACGACCACTTCAAGAATCGGCCGTCCGGAGTGTGCACCTTCTACAATGTGGCCCAGAAGGTGCGGGAACTGAACCTGAGGTACGGGTATACGAGAATCTCGATTGACCTGTACGAGAAGATCTTCCGCCGGCGGGATGAAAACTTCAAGAATAACTTCGAAGATGCGCTCAGGCTTTATGATACG GACTACGCCGTTCGCAAACCGCTCGTACCGTCGGAAATGCGTCACTACCCGAACTACGCGGTCTGCATAATCCGGGGCTTTCCGGGCACGATTCGTTTGCCCTGTTTGGACTTGCGGGTGGCCGAGTATTCCCAGATCGCCCTACAGATTTACCGCCGTCAGGTGGGCGTTCTGTTCCGCCATCGGCCGGTAGTTTTCGGACAAACGCTCACCTCGCCGGTGTTCATGAAACCGAACCACTACGACACGTACAAGATTATTGCGACCACTCCGATTACTCCTCCGCTGGCGGTAAAGGTTCCGCTTCCGGAGCAACTCTACTCGCTTGACCCGCAGGTATCGAAGAGCCTCGAAGAGATCAAGTATCGGCTGCTCACCTGGCTCGTGTCGGACACGCTTACTTTCGAGGAAGTATGCCACATCAACCCGAAGTATCTGCTGGACGTTTTCACGCTGTACTTTTTGGTTGAG AGAGACCTCCTGGACATCACCACGGCCGACATCATCCTGGTGACGATCGACGACTGCATCAAGAACATAATCCCGCGCCAGATTCCGTTGCAGCGGCCGCGCAAACCCAACGTCACGACCAGCTTCGTGTACACCAATTTCTACGCGTTGATGTACTTCAACGCCGAGACGGCCGGAATGCGCCAGGAGCTGGACAACACATTCCTCTGCAAATTCGACGGGGTGTACTTCAACCTGATTGTCGATCATCTGCGGTACGATACGGCCCTGTTGGCATCCAAGCTGGAGTCCATCCAGTCGTACCGGGTGTACGCCAAACTGGCCAACCGGGTCAAGGTCGAGGTAGGAGCGGGGGATGGTTTTGGCGGGATGATACAGACGACCATCAAGGCCGAACCGGACTGGGAAATGACACCGAAGGCGTACGGAGAGCCACCGAGAAAGATCAGTCGGTGGAATTAG